The Takifugu flavidus isolate HTHZ2018 chromosome 17, ASM371156v2, whole genome shotgun sequence genome contains a region encoding:
- the scrib gene encoding protein scribble homolog isoform X3 has product MLKCIPLWRCNRHVESVDKRHCNLHTVPDEIFRYSRSLEELLLDANQLKELPKPFFRLLNLRKLGLSDNEIQRLPPEVANFMQLVELDISRNDIPEIPESIKFCRALEIADFSGNPLSRLPDGFTQLRTLAHLALNDVSLQTLPNDIGNLANLVTLELRENLLKSLPTSLSFLVKLEQLDLGSNELEDLPDTLGALPNLRELWLDRNQLSTLPEELGNLRRLVCLDVSENRLEELPSELNGLLALTDLLLTQNLLEFVPDSIGSLKQLSILKVDQNRMTNLTDSIGECENLTELVLTENLLQSLPQSLGKLKKLTNLNVDRNRLSSVPKELGGCSSLNVLSLRDNRLGKLPAELADATELHVLDVAGNRLQNLPFSLTNLNLKAMWLAENQSQPMLKFQTEDDERTGEKVLTCYLLPQQPSPSLENLLQSSVDDSWTDSNLNRVSVIQFQEETKGEDEDDEAAAERRGLQRRATPHPSELKVMKKVIEERRNEAYTSRADGADENEDQQEKRLSDLSNQSHDSQVSNSTLSAASHEDRLNAAPNTQREDLVDGHSPQDEEELDEMEVEYIEPTVHFAEEPIIRGGDEDEEEGGENGDRTDEEDEKPPFPMEKQRLIRKDTPHYKKHFKITKLPKPETVAALLQGFSPDGLNSPTRAGEEEDEEDDDQSTPLHHPRMEELGDSRLQVNSSQVKGVSFDQVNNLLIEPARIEEEEHTITIQRQTGGLGISIAGGKGSTPYKGDDEGIFISRVSAEGPAARAGVKVGDKLLEVNGVDLHEAEHHTAVEALRSSGATVSMTVLREHMVEPENAITTTPLRPEDDYFPRERRSSGIAFNLEPTTSGPQQRLTTCLIRNDKGLGFSIAGGKGSTPYRTGDTGIYISRIAEGGAAHRDSVLCVGDRVISINGVDMTEARHDQAVALLTGTSPTISLVVERDPKASMGSPGQSRARAHSPPPPEPSDSPDQDEEGLQGNHLGQMEDQYPIEEVTLLKSGGPLGLSIVGGSDHASHPFGVNEPGVFISKVIPHGLASQSGLRVGDRILEVNSIDLRHATHQEAVRSLLANKQEIRMLVRRDPSPPGMQEVVIQKQPGEKLGISIRGGAKGHAGNPFDATDEGVFVSKVSSTGAAARDGRLQVGMRILEVNNHSLLGMTHTEAVRVLRAVGDSLSMLVCDGFDPQKVTSVEASPGIIANPFAAGIVRKNSMESISSIDRDLSPEEIDIMQKESEMVRETSQWEREEMEKVNISTGPLKLDYKTLAALPTSSLQKINRAPSTDSPRTDSPIREAPYSPIIQPPSHQSSNSSLCAARETRFANIHYTSTPTTKDDTLSSTRPGAIQPVGRVRQGTSPSTPDGHSPNPFQHGPSPFNSQTSPRAPSPTSPVEFPMNVKQAYKAFAAVPRSLAVLEPSQDLYGVRNNFHHRQSSPEPDNEVFDEDLDVSKGLPGKVSPRQEYMNLAAVPRFSRPSMELQSPSPSGKDGPEQRSFKDRQKYFEIDVKQQTPDKPKPRVSLVGEDDLKKMREEEERKFEQRAREYLLDEDDEEDDEEDLAKQVAHMKASGKVLLDGVEYKVEPISSPSQHYNVTPQRYSGSSGPSPVDSKGDSQRNSLEDSFRQEQRPNSMTGLIPAYSGETAPIRTAKAERRHQERLRMQSPELAVAPDKDLSPAEKRALEAEKRAMWRAARPCGLEDDVRQYEQDLAKRLYQARVRASQGTSEAPTSSASSAASQLRMKSLEQDALKAQMVIAKSRDGKKRGTLDQLTESPSPAPTPSPTPMEELSPRGLTSPGRLSLSSKKFDYRQFAAIPSSKPVYDIQTPDTIDDMKFIDDGSSSQGRAASPEAEMQTAPPATSALEEMALYSNKRKLRQGRRSLETAVPT; this is encoded by the exons ATGCTGAAGTGCATTCCTCTGTGGCGCTGCAACCGCCACGTCGAGTCGGTGGACAAGCGACATTGCAACCTGCATACTGTCCCCGATGAGATATTCCGCTACAGTCGCAGCCTGGAAGAGCTACTCCTTGATGCCAACCAACTCAAAGAGCTACCAAAG CCTTTCTTCAGACTACTGAACCTCCGGAAGCTCGGCCTTAGTGACAATGAGATCCAGAGACTCCCACCCGAGGTGGCCAATTTCAtgcagctggtggagctggacatCTCCAGAAATG ACATTCCTGAGATCCCCGAGAGCATTAAATTTTGCAGAGCTTTGGAGATTGCAGATTTCAGTGGAAACCCCCTATCCAG ATTGCCAGATGGCTTCACTCAACTCAGAACGCTGGCTCACTTGGCACTCAACGATGTGTCATTGCAGACGTTACCCAATGACATTGGAAA TTTAGCTAACCTGGTGACGTTGGAGCTCAGGGAGAACCTGCTGAAGTCTCTGCCCAC cTCGCTCTCTTTCCTGGTAAAACTGGAACAGCTGGATCTGGGCAGTAATGAACTGGAAGATTTG CCGGACACCCTTGGTGCTCTCCCCAATCTGAGGGAACTCTGGCTTGACCGAAATCAGTTATCTACATTACCAGAA gagctAGGGAACCTGCGGAGACTGGTGTGTCTGGACGTGTCTGAAAACCGTCTGGAGGAGCTTCCCTCGGAGCTAAATGGCCTTTTGGCTCTCACTGACCTGCTGCTCACACAGAACCTTCTGGAGTTTGTTCCAGACAGCATAG GCTCCCTGAAACAGCTATCCATCTTGAAGGTGGACCAGAACAGGATGACTAATCTGACTGATTCAATAGGAGAATGTGAAAACCTAACAGAGCTTGTCCTAACAGAAAACCTATTACAG TCACTTCCTCAATCGCTGGGCAAGCTAAAGAAACTGACCAATCTGAATGTAGACCGCAACCGTTTGAGCAGCGTACCCAAAGAGCTGGGTGGCTGCTCCAGCCTCAATGTCCTCTCACTGAGAGACAACCGCTTGGGCAAACTTCCCGCTGAGCTTGCAGATGCCACTGAGCTACACGTGCTGGATGTGGCCGGAAACAG ATTACAAAATCTGCCCTTTTCACTGACAAACCTCAACCTGAAGGCTATGTGGCTGGCAGAGAACCAGTCACAGCCAATGCTCAAATTCCAGACAGAGGATGATGAACGTACGGGAGAGAAAGTGTTGACCTGCTATCTGCTTCCTCAGCAGCCCTCTCCAAGTCTAG AGAACTTGTTGCAGAGCAGTGTGGATGACAGCTGGACAGACAGTAACCTGAACAGAGTGTCAGTGATTCAGTTCCAGGAGGAGACCaaaggagaggacgaggacgacgaggcagcagcagaacgCAGA GGCCTTCAGCGAAGAGCCACGCCACATCCGAGTGAACTGAAAGTGATGAAGAAGGTcattgaggagaggagaaatgaaGCTTACACATCCAGAGCTGATGGCGCAGATGAGAATGAAGACCAACAG GAGAAGCGGCTCAGTGACCTGTCCAATCAGAGCCACGACTCCCAGGTCTCCAATAGCACACTGTCAGCCGCCTCGCACGAGGACAGGCTCAATGCTGCCCCAAACACTCAGAGGGAAGACCTTGTAGATGGCCACTCTCCTCAGGATGAGGAAGAGTTGGATGAGATGGAGGTGGAATACATTGAG CCAACTGTGCACTTTGCAGAAGAGCCAATCATTCGAGGAGGAGAcgaggatgaagaagagggtGGGGAAAATGGCGATAGGACTGACGAAGAGGACGAGAAGCCGCCCTTTCCTATGGAGAAGCAACGGTTGATCAGAAAAGATACACCACACTACAAGAAGCACTTCAAGATTACCAAGCTGCCTAAGCCCGAGACCGTGGCTGCTCTTCTGCAGGGATTCAGTCCTGATGGCCTGAATTCCCCAACACGggctggtgaagaagaggatgaggaggacgatGATCAGAGCACCCCACTGCATCATCCCAGAATGGAGGAGCTTGGGGACAGCAGGCTCCAGGTTAACTCCAGTCAAGTGAAG GGGGTGTCATTTGATCAAGTCAATAATCTGCTGATTGAACCTGCTCGaattgaggaggaagag CACACAATCACCATTCAGCGACAAACAGGCGGCCTGGGCATCAGCATTGCTGGTGGGAAAGGATCTACACCTTACAAGGGAGATGATGAG GGAATCTTCATCTCTAGGGTATCTGCAGAGGGTCCTGCAGCCAGAGCTGGGGTGAAAGTAGGAGACAAACTCCTGGAG gtgaaTGGTGTGGACCTCCATGAGGCAGAACACCACACAGCTGTTGAAGCGTTGCGAAGCTCCGGGGCGACAGTTTCTATGACGGTGCTACGTGAACATATGGTGGAACCAGAGAACGCCATCACCACCACGCCGCTGAGGCCGGAAGACGACTACTTCCCACGGGAGAGGCGCAGCAGCGGCATCGCCTTCAACCTGGAGCCAACCACCAGCGGACCTCAGCAGCGACTCACCACCTGCCTGATCCGAAATGACAAGGGGCTTGGATTCAGCATCGCCGGTGGCAAAGGCTCCACACCTTACCGTACAGGAGACACG GGAATCTATATTTCACGTATTGCTGAAGGTGGAGCAGCTCACAGAGACAGTGTACTGTGCGTAGGGGACAGGGTGATTTCT ATCAATGGTGTTGACATGACAGAGGCCAGGCATGACCAGGCAGTAGCACTCCTTACTGGCACCTCCCCCACCATCTCCCTCGTGGTGGAGCGAGATCCGAAAGCATCAATGGGCTCTCCTGGCCAATCTCGGGCGCGAGCCCATTCCCCTCCACCCCCAGAACCCTCCGATTCACCAGACCAGGACGAAGAAGGTCTTCAAGGAAACCACTTGGGCCAGATGGAGGATCAGTATCCCATTGAG GAGGTCACGCTACTAAAGTCCGGTGGCCCTCTAGGCCTGAGTATTGTGGGAGGCAGCGATCATGCCAGTCACCCATTTGGAGTCAATGAGCCCGGTGTCTTCATCTCCAAG GTGATTCCTCATGGTCTTGCGAGTCAAAGTGGGCTGCGTGTCGGAGATCGAATACTGGAAGTAAATTCCATCGATCTGCGTCATGCCACCCATCAGGAAGCTGTCCGCTCTCTTTTGGCTAATAAGCAGGAGATCCGTATGCTAGTACGGAGGGACCCTTCGCCACCCGGCATGCAG GAAGTTGTAATCCAGAAGCAGCCAGGGGAGAAACTTGGCATTAGTATTCGTGGTGGGGCAAAGGGTCATGCAGGAAACCCCTTTGATGCCACAGATGAGGGTGTCTTCGTCTCCAAG GTGAGTTCAACTGGTGCAGCAGCACGAGATGGCCGTCTGCAGGTGGGCATGCGGATCCTCGAGGTGAATAACCACAGCCTGCTGGGAATGACGCACACAGAGGCTGTACGAGTGCTGCGGGCTGTGGGAGACTCTCTCAGCATGCTCGTGTGTGATGGCTTTGACCCACAGAAGGTCACTTCTGTAGAG GCCTCTCCCGGCATCATTGCCAACCCATTCGCAGCAGGCATCGTCCGTAAGAACAGCATGGAGAGTATCTCATCTATAGACCGTGACCTGAGTCCAGAAGAGATCGACATTATGCAGAAG GAGTCTGAAATGGTGAGAGAAACATCACAGTGGGAACgtgaagagatggagaaagtg AACATAAGCACTGGACCCCTAAAACTTGACTACAAAACACTGGCGGCACTGCCCACCAGCAGTCTGCAGAAAATTAACAGG GCACCTTCCACTGATTCCCCCAGGACAGATAGCCCAATCAGGGAAGCGCCTTACTCTCCCATAATCCAACCG CCCAGTCATCAGTCTTCCAACAGCTCCCTGTGTGCAGCCAGGGAAACCCGCTTC GCAAACATTCATTACACTTCCACCCCCACTACCAAGGATGACACACTTTCATCA ACTCGACCGGGGGCCATCCAGCCAGTGGGACGTGTGCGTCAGGGAACGTCCCCCTCCACCCCGGACGGCCACAGCCCCAACCCTTTCCAGCATGGCCCCTCCCCCTTCAACTCCCAGACCTCT CCTCGCGCCCCTTCCCCCACTTCGCCTGTCGAGTTCCCCATGAATGTCAAGCAGGCATACAAGGCGTTTGCCGCCGTGCCTCGCTCGCTGGCAGTGCTGGAGCCTTCGCAG GATCTCTATGGTGTGAGGAACAACTTCCACCACAGGCAGTCAAGCCCAGAG CCTGACAACGAGGTCTTTGACGAGGACTTAGATGTCAGTAAGGGACTGCCTGGCAAGGTTTCCCCTCGTCAGGAATACATGAACCTTGCAGCAGTGCCTCGATTCTCCAGGCCCTCCATGGAGCTACAG AGTCCTTCTCCTAGTGGGAAAGACGGCCCAGAGCAGCGATCTTTCAAGGACCGTCAGAAGTACTTTGAGATTGACGTGAAGCAACAGACTCCCGACAAACCCAAACCTCGAGTGTCCCTCGTTGGCGAAGATGACCTCAAGAaaatgagagaggaagaag AGAGGAAGTTTGAGCAGCGGGCGCGGGAGTACCTATTGGATGAagacgatgaggaggatgatgaggaggatctgGCTAAGCAGGTGGCACACATGAAGGCCTCTGGGAAAGTCTTACTGGATGGCGTCGAGTACAAGGTGGAGCCCATTTCCTCCCCATCTCAGCACTATAATGTAACGCCACAAAGATACAGCGGCAGCTCTGG gCCTTCTCCAGTTGATAGTAAAGGGGACTCTCAGAGGAATTCACTGGAGGACAGTTTCAGGCAGGAGCAGAGGCCCAACTCCATGACTGG TCTGATCCCAGCGTATTCCGGGGAAACGGCTCCCATCCGCACAGCCAAAGCGGAGCGAAGACACCAGGAAAGGCTCCGCATGCAGAGCCCCGAGCTGGCCGTGGCCCCCGACAAAGACCTGTCCCCCGCTGAGAAACGAGCCCTAGAGGCTGAGAAGAGAGCCATGTGGCGGGCGGCAAG GCCCTGTGGCTTAGAGGACGATGTTAGACAGTATGAGCAGGACCTGGCTAAGAGGCTCTACCAGGCCCGGGTGAGGGCTTCTCAGGGCACGTCCGAGGCCCccacctcctctgcctcctccgcAGCCTCCCAGCTCAG AATGAAGTCTCTGGAGCAGGACGCTCTGAAAGCTCAGATGGTCATCGCAAAGTCTCGGGACGGCAAGAAACGCGGCACGCTCGACCAGCTGACGGAGTCGCCCTCACCTGCCCCCACACCCTCACCTACACCAATGGAAG
- the scrib gene encoding protein scribble homolog isoform X2: MLKCIPLWRCNRHVESVDKRHCNLHTVPDEIFRYSRSLEELLLDANQLKELPKPFFRLLNLRKLGLSDNEIQRLPPEVANFMQLVELDISRNDIPEIPESIKFCRALEIADFSGNPLSRLPDGFTQLRTLAHLALNDVSLQTLPNDIGNLANLVTLELRENLLKSLPTSLSFLVKLEQLDLGSNELEDLPDTLGALPNLRELWLDRNQLSTLPEELGNLRRLVCLDVSENRLEELPSELNGLLALTDLLLTQNLLEFVPDSIGSLKQLSILKVDQNRMTNLTDSIGECENLTELVLTENLLQSLPQSLGKLKKLTNLNVDRNRLSSVPKELGGCSSLNVLSLRDNRLGKLPAELADATELHVLDVAGNRLQNLPFSLTNLNLKAMWLAENQSQPMLKFQTEDDERTGEKVLTCYLLPQQPSPSLENLLQSSVDDSWTDSNLNRVSVIQFQEETKGEDEDDEAAAERRGLQRRATPHPSELKVMKKVIEERRNEAYTSRADGADENEDQQEKRLSDLSNQSHDSQVSNSTLSAASHEDRLNAAPNTQREDLVDGHSPQDEEELDEMEVEYIEPTVHFAEEPIIRGGDEDEEEGGENGDRTDEEDEKPPFPMEKQRLIRKDTPHYKKHFKITKLPKPETVAALLQGFSPDGLNSPTRAGEEEDEEDDDQSTPLHHPRMEELGDSRLQVNSSQVKGVSFDQVNNLLIEPARIEEEEHTITIQRQTGGLGISIAGGKGSTPYKGDDEGIFISRVSAEGPAARAGVKVGDKLLEVNGVDLHEAEHHTAVEALRSSGATVSMTVLREHMVEPENAITTTPLRPEDDYFPRERRSSGIAFNLEPTTSGPQQRLTTCLIRNDKGLGFSIAGGKGSTPYRTGDTGIYISRIAEGGAAHRDSVLCVGDRVISINGVDMTEARHDQAVALLTGTSPTISLVVERDPKASMGSPGQSRARAHSPPPPEPSDSPDQDEEGLQGNHLGQMEDQYPIEEVTLLKSGGPLGLSIVGGSDHASHPFGVNEPGVFISKVIPHGLASQSGLRVGDRILEVNSIDLRHATHQEAVRSLLANKQEIRMLVRRDPSPPGMQEVVIQKQPGEKLGISIRGGAKGHAGNPFDATDEGVFVSKVSSTGAAARDGRLQVGMRILEVNNHSLLGMTHTEAVRVLRAVGDSLSMLVCDGFDPQKVTSVEASPGIIANPFAAGIVRKNSMESISSIDRDLSPEEIDIMQKESEMVRETSQWEREEMEKVERMRLEREEATRQLEEETENISTGPLKLDYKTLAALPTSSLQKINRAPSTDSPRTDSPIREAPYSPIIQPANIHYTSTPTTKDDTLSSTRPGAIQPVGRVRQGTSPSTPDGHSPNPFQHGPSPFNSQTSPRAPSPTSPVEFPMNVKQAYKAFAAVPRSLAVLEPSQDLYGVRNNFHHRQSSPEPDNEVFDEDLDVSKGLPGKVSPRQEYMNLAAVPRFSRPSMELQSPSPSGKDGPEQRSFKDRQKYFEIDVKQQTPDKPKPRVSLVGEDDLKKMREEEERKFEQRAREYLLDEDDEEDDEEDLAKQVAHMKASGKVLLDGVEYKVEPISSPSQHYNVTPQRYSGSSGPSPVDSKGDSQRNSLEDSFRQEQRPNSMTGLIPAYSGETAPIRTAKAERRHQERLRMQSPELAVAPDKDLSPAEKRALEAEKRAMWRAARPCGLEDDVRQYEQDLAKRLYQARVRASQGTSEAPTSSASSAASQLRMKSLEQDALKAQMVIAKSRDGKKRGTLDQLTESPSPAPTPSPTPMEELSPRGLTSPGRLSLSSKKFDYRQFAAIPSSKPVYDIQTPDTIDDMKFIDDGSSSQGRAASPEAEMQTAPPATSALEEMALYSNKRKLRQGRRSLETAVPT, encoded by the exons ATGCTGAAGTGCATTCCTCTGTGGCGCTGCAACCGCCACGTCGAGTCGGTGGACAAGCGACATTGCAACCTGCATACTGTCCCCGATGAGATATTCCGCTACAGTCGCAGCCTGGAAGAGCTACTCCTTGATGCCAACCAACTCAAAGAGCTACCAAAG CCTTTCTTCAGACTACTGAACCTCCGGAAGCTCGGCCTTAGTGACAATGAGATCCAGAGACTCCCACCCGAGGTGGCCAATTTCAtgcagctggtggagctggacatCTCCAGAAATG ACATTCCTGAGATCCCCGAGAGCATTAAATTTTGCAGAGCTTTGGAGATTGCAGATTTCAGTGGAAACCCCCTATCCAG ATTGCCAGATGGCTTCACTCAACTCAGAACGCTGGCTCACTTGGCACTCAACGATGTGTCATTGCAGACGTTACCCAATGACATTGGAAA TTTAGCTAACCTGGTGACGTTGGAGCTCAGGGAGAACCTGCTGAAGTCTCTGCCCAC cTCGCTCTCTTTCCTGGTAAAACTGGAACAGCTGGATCTGGGCAGTAATGAACTGGAAGATTTG CCGGACACCCTTGGTGCTCTCCCCAATCTGAGGGAACTCTGGCTTGACCGAAATCAGTTATCTACATTACCAGAA gagctAGGGAACCTGCGGAGACTGGTGTGTCTGGACGTGTCTGAAAACCGTCTGGAGGAGCTTCCCTCGGAGCTAAATGGCCTTTTGGCTCTCACTGACCTGCTGCTCACACAGAACCTTCTGGAGTTTGTTCCAGACAGCATAG GCTCCCTGAAACAGCTATCCATCTTGAAGGTGGACCAGAACAGGATGACTAATCTGACTGATTCAATAGGAGAATGTGAAAACCTAACAGAGCTTGTCCTAACAGAAAACCTATTACAG TCACTTCCTCAATCGCTGGGCAAGCTAAAGAAACTGACCAATCTGAATGTAGACCGCAACCGTTTGAGCAGCGTACCCAAAGAGCTGGGTGGCTGCTCCAGCCTCAATGTCCTCTCACTGAGAGACAACCGCTTGGGCAAACTTCCCGCTGAGCTTGCAGATGCCACTGAGCTACACGTGCTGGATGTGGCCGGAAACAG ATTACAAAATCTGCCCTTTTCACTGACAAACCTCAACCTGAAGGCTATGTGGCTGGCAGAGAACCAGTCACAGCCAATGCTCAAATTCCAGACAGAGGATGATGAACGTACGGGAGAGAAAGTGTTGACCTGCTATCTGCTTCCTCAGCAGCCCTCTCCAAGTCTAG AGAACTTGTTGCAGAGCAGTGTGGATGACAGCTGGACAGACAGTAACCTGAACAGAGTGTCAGTGATTCAGTTCCAGGAGGAGACCaaaggagaggacgaggacgacgaggcagcagcagaacgCAGA GGCCTTCAGCGAAGAGCCACGCCACATCCGAGTGAACTGAAAGTGATGAAGAAGGTcattgaggagaggagaaatgaaGCTTACACATCCAGAGCTGATGGCGCAGATGAGAATGAAGACCAACAG GAGAAGCGGCTCAGTGACCTGTCCAATCAGAGCCACGACTCCCAGGTCTCCAATAGCACACTGTCAGCCGCCTCGCACGAGGACAGGCTCAATGCTGCCCCAAACACTCAGAGGGAAGACCTTGTAGATGGCCACTCTCCTCAGGATGAGGAAGAGTTGGATGAGATGGAGGTGGAATACATTGAG CCAACTGTGCACTTTGCAGAAGAGCCAATCATTCGAGGAGGAGAcgaggatgaagaagagggtGGGGAAAATGGCGATAGGACTGACGAAGAGGACGAGAAGCCGCCCTTTCCTATGGAGAAGCAACGGTTGATCAGAAAAGATACACCACACTACAAGAAGCACTTCAAGATTACCAAGCTGCCTAAGCCCGAGACCGTGGCTGCTCTTCTGCAGGGATTCAGTCCTGATGGCCTGAATTCCCCAACACGggctggtgaagaagaggatgaggaggacgatGATCAGAGCACCCCACTGCATCATCCCAGAATGGAGGAGCTTGGGGACAGCAGGCTCCAGGTTAACTCCAGTCAAGTGAAG GGGGTGTCATTTGATCAAGTCAATAATCTGCTGATTGAACCTGCTCGaattgaggaggaagag CACACAATCACCATTCAGCGACAAACAGGCGGCCTGGGCATCAGCATTGCTGGTGGGAAAGGATCTACACCTTACAAGGGAGATGATGAG GGAATCTTCATCTCTAGGGTATCTGCAGAGGGTCCTGCAGCCAGAGCTGGGGTGAAAGTAGGAGACAAACTCCTGGAG gtgaaTGGTGTGGACCTCCATGAGGCAGAACACCACACAGCTGTTGAAGCGTTGCGAAGCTCCGGGGCGACAGTTTCTATGACGGTGCTACGTGAACATATGGTGGAACCAGAGAACGCCATCACCACCACGCCGCTGAGGCCGGAAGACGACTACTTCCCACGGGAGAGGCGCAGCAGCGGCATCGCCTTCAACCTGGAGCCAACCACCAGCGGACCTCAGCAGCGACTCACCACCTGCCTGATCCGAAATGACAAGGGGCTTGGATTCAGCATCGCCGGTGGCAAAGGCTCCACACCTTACCGTACAGGAGACACG GGAATCTATATTTCACGTATTGCTGAAGGTGGAGCAGCTCACAGAGACAGTGTACTGTGCGTAGGGGACAGGGTGATTTCT ATCAATGGTGTTGACATGACAGAGGCCAGGCATGACCAGGCAGTAGCACTCCTTACTGGCACCTCCCCCACCATCTCCCTCGTGGTGGAGCGAGATCCGAAAGCATCAATGGGCTCTCCTGGCCAATCTCGGGCGCGAGCCCATTCCCCTCCACCCCCAGAACCCTCCGATTCACCAGACCAGGACGAAGAAGGTCTTCAAGGAAACCACTTGGGCCAGATGGAGGATCAGTATCCCATTGAG GAGGTCACGCTACTAAAGTCCGGTGGCCCTCTAGGCCTGAGTATTGTGGGAGGCAGCGATCATGCCAGTCACCCATTTGGAGTCAATGAGCCCGGTGTCTTCATCTCCAAG GTGATTCCTCATGGTCTTGCGAGTCAAAGTGGGCTGCGTGTCGGAGATCGAATACTGGAAGTAAATTCCATCGATCTGCGTCATGCCACCCATCAGGAAGCTGTCCGCTCTCTTTTGGCTAATAAGCAGGAGATCCGTATGCTAGTACGGAGGGACCCTTCGCCACCCGGCATGCAG GAAGTTGTAATCCAGAAGCAGCCAGGGGAGAAACTTGGCATTAGTATTCGTGGTGGGGCAAAGGGTCATGCAGGAAACCCCTTTGATGCCACAGATGAGGGTGTCTTCGTCTCCAAG GTGAGTTCAACTGGTGCAGCAGCACGAGATGGCCGTCTGCAGGTGGGCATGCGGATCCTCGAGGTGAATAACCACAGCCTGCTGGGAATGACGCACACAGAGGCTGTACGAGTGCTGCGGGCTGTGGGAGACTCTCTCAGCATGCTCGTGTGTGATGGCTTTGACCCACAGAAGGTCACTTCTGTAGAG GCCTCTCCCGGCATCATTGCCAACCCATTCGCAGCAGGCATCGTCCGTAAGAACAGCATGGAGAGTATCTCATCTATAGACCGTGACCTGAGTCCAGAAGAGATCGACATTATGCAGAAG GAGTCTGAAATGGTGAGAGAAACATCACAGTGGGAACgtgaagagatggagaaagtg GAGCGTATGCGTTTGGAGCGAGAGGAAGCCACTCGCCAGCTAGAAGAGGAGACCGAG AACATAAGCACTGGACCCCTAAAACTTGACTACAAAACACTGGCGGCACTGCCCACCAGCAGTCTGCAGAAAATTAACAGG GCACCTTCCACTGATTCCCCCAGGACAGATAGCCCAATCAGGGAAGCGCCTTACTCTCCCATAATCCAACCG GCAAACATTCATTACACTTCCACCCCCACTACCAAGGATGACACACTTTCATCA ACTCGACCGGGGGCCATCCAGCCAGTGGGACGTGTGCGTCAGGGAACGTCCCCCTCCACCCCGGACGGCCACAGCCCCAACCCTTTCCAGCATGGCCCCTCCCCCTTCAACTCCCAGACCTCT CCTCGCGCCCCTTCCCCCACTTCGCCTGTCGAGTTCCCCATGAATGTCAAGCAGGCATACAAGGCGTTTGCCGCCGTGCCTCGCTCGCTGGCAGTGCTGGAGCCTTCGCAG GATCTCTATGGTGTGAGGAACAACTTCCACCACAGGCAGTCAAGCCCAGAG CCTGACAACGAGGTCTTTGACGAGGACTTAGATGTCAGTAAGGGACTGCCTGGCAAGGTTTCCCCTCGTCAGGAATACATGAACCTTGCAGCAGTGCCTCGATTCTCCAGGCCCTCCATGGAGCTACAG AGTCCTTCTCCTAGTGGGAAAGACGGCCCAGAGCAGCGATCTTTCAAGGACCGTCAGAAGTACTTTGAGATTGACGTGAAGCAACAGACTCCCGACAAACCCAAACCTCGAGTGTCCCTCGTTGGCGAAGATGACCTCAAGAaaatgagagaggaagaag AGAGGAAGTTTGAGCAGCGGGCGCGGGAGTACCTATTGGATGAagacgatgaggaggatgatgaggaggatctgGCTAAGCAGGTGGCACACATGAAGGCCTCTGGGAAAGTCTTACTGGATGGCGTCGAGTACAAGGTGGAGCCCATTTCCTCCCCATCTCAGCACTATAATGTAACGCCACAAAGATACAGCGGCAGCTCTGG gCCTTCTCCAGTTGATAGTAAAGGGGACTCTCAGAGGAATTCACTGGAGGACAGTTTCAGGCAGGAGCAGAGGCCCAACTCCATGACTGG TCTGATCCCAGCGTATTCCGGGGAAACGGCTCCCATCCGCACAGCCAAAGCGGAGCGAAGACACCAGGAAAGGCTCCGCATGCAGAGCCCCGAGCTGGCCGTGGCCCCCGACAAAGACCTGTCCCCCGCTGAGAAACGAGCCCTAGAGGCTGAGAAGAGAGCCATGTGGCGGGCGGCAAG GCCCTGTGGCTTAGAGGACGATGTTAGACAGTATGAGCAGGACCTGGCTAAGAGGCTCTACCAGGCCCGGGTGAGGGCTTCTCAGGGCACGTCCGAGGCCCccacctcctctgcctcctccgcAGCCTCCCAGCTCAG AATGAAGTCTCTGGAGCAGGACGCTCTGAAAGCTCAGATGGTCATCGCAAAGTCTCGGGACGGCAAGAAACGCGGCACGCTCGACCAGCTGACGGAGTCGCCCTCACCTGCCCCCACACCCTCACCTACACCAATGGAAG